From the Acidilutibacter cellobiosedens genome, one window contains:
- a CDS encoding zinc-dependent alcohol dehydrogenase, whose product MKALVRRTSKERDMILKDMPEPIVSDNTVKIKIKYSSICASDIKYYNQVMGPGAKIIPPVIIGHEGSGIIVETGSKIKDYKVGDEVCFETTFEKCGKCMFCKSKEYNICDNRKGLGSKVNGTFAEYVIVPEESLHKLPDGVNLKTATLMEPLACAVHLIEEQIKVKKGDNVLIIGPGAIGFFSSLVAKSLGGKVILSGTNHSAHRLKLASELGIETISGGEGEVKKRVFEMTNNIGADVTVDCVGSEHTLKMAVNLARKNGIIGLGSFPKGEIPFNFEIVFRRQLTLIGSQSSKPSSWIRALELMKENHHIIERMITDSFTLDDWEEAFKLVENKSGFKVVFKMN is encoded by the coding sequence ATGAAAGCATTGGTAAGAAGAACAAGTAAGGAAAGAGACATGATATTAAAAGATATGCCTGAACCGATTGTATCTGATAATACCGTAAAAATAAAAATTAAATATTCCAGTATTTGTGCATCTGATATAAAATATTATAATCAGGTAATGGGTCCTGGAGCGAAGATTATTCCACCTGTTATCATCGGACATGAGGGGAGCGGAATTATAGTTGAAACGGGAAGTAAAATTAAGGATTACAAAGTAGGAGACGAGGTTTGTTTTGAAACTACTTTTGAAAAATGCGGAAAGTGCATGTTTTGTAAATCTAAAGAATACAATATATGCGATAACCGTAAGGGATTAGGTTCTAAGGTAAATGGTACCTTTGCGGAATATGTAATAGTTCCTGAAGAATCCTTACATAAATTGCCGGATGGCGTAAATCTAAAAACCGCAACTCTTATGGAACCATTGGCCTGTGCTGTTCATTTAATAGAAGAACAAATAAAGGTTAAAAAAGGTGATAATGTATTAATAATCGGCCCTGGAGCTATAGGATTTTTTTCTTCCTTAGTTGCTAAATCTCTGGGAGGAAAAGTTATTTTAAGCGGAACCAACCACAGTGCTCACAGGTTAAAATTGGCGTCGGAATTAGGTATAGAAACTATATCCGGAGGAGAGGGAGAAGTTAAAAAAAGGGTATTTGAAATGACGAATAATATCGGTGCTGATGTGACTGTAGATTGTGTTGGATCAGAACATACTCTTAAAATGGCGGTAAATTTAGCAAGAAAGAATGGAATTATAGGCCTTGGGTCCTTTCCGAAGGGAGAAATTCCATTTAATTTTGAAATAGTTTTTAGACGTCAGCTTACTTTGATTGGAAGCCAAAGTTCTAAACCCTCCAGCTGGATAAGAGCACTGGAGTTGATGAAGGAAAATCATCATATTATTGAAAGAATGATTACTGATTCCTTTACTTTGGATGATTGGGAAGAAGCTTTTAAATTAGTTGAAAATAAATCGGGATTTAAAGTTGTTTTCAAAATGAATTAA
- a CDS encoding DUF2785 domain-containing protein, which translates to MYDKYELKERLREIKNNDFRSPDDISIFDFTLNMIEYIGDPDPDLRDNLIYEVLDRWIMDGMFGTDQLSKLLNIIFDSSHLFYKIGEEGTDSVFTRSFSVLIVADIIYYYRIHNTGLEEDLRNIKEKLIKYMSEEKDVRGYISGKGWAHSAAHTGDALNELVQCRYMKYKDLLEIMEAVKKKIFINSYAYISGEDERLTTPIVSIIDRKILGNKDIVDWIRSFKNINKISKYPEDMNLEVNVRNFLRSVYFRLLYKDNYDEINGAIKETLYNIKKF; encoded by the coding sequence GTGTATGATAAATATGAGTTAAAAGAAAGATTGAGAGAAATAAAGAATAATGATTTTAGATCACCTGATGACATAAGTATTTTTGATTTTACACTGAATATGATTGAATATATCGGAGATCCTGATCCGGACCTTAGAGATAATTTGATTTATGAAGTTCTTGACAGATGGATCATGGATGGTATGTTTGGAACCGATCAATTAAGTAAATTATTAAATATTATTTTTGATAGTTCTCATTTATTTTATAAAATTGGCGAGGAAGGAACGGATTCGGTTTTTACAAGATCATTTTCAGTTTTAATAGTTGCGGATATAATCTATTACTATAGGATACATAATACGGGATTGGAAGAGGATTTAAGGAATATTAAAGAAAAGCTTATCAAATATATGTCAGAAGAAAAAGATGTAAGAGGATATATTTCAGGTAAAGGCTGGGCACATTCGGCAGCTCATACGGGAGATGCGTTAAATGAGCTGGTACAATGTCGATACATGAAATATAAGGATTTGTTGGAAATAATGGAAGCGGTTAAAAAGAAAATTTTTATTAATAGTTATGCTTATATAAGCGGAGAAGATGAGAGATTGACAACTCCTATAGTGAGCATAATAGATAGAAAAATATTGGGAAATAAAGATATTGTAGACTGGATAAGAAGTTTTAAAAATATTAATAAAATAAGTAAATATCCCGAAGATATGAACTTAGAAGTAAACGTTAGAAACTTTTTAAGAAGTGTTTATTTTAGATTGCTTTATAAAGATAATTACGACGAAATCAATGGAGCAATAAAAGAAACACTTTATAATATTAAGAAATTTTAA
- a CDS encoding iron-containing alcohol dehydrogenase, producing the protein MLNFDYSIPTEIFFGKGQIEVLRKEIKKYGKKVLLVYGKGSIKRSGVYDQVVNILKEENIPFEELSGVEPNPTLETVKKGIKMCRENEIDFLLPVGGGSTIDCSKAIAAGYYYDGDPWDLVIGKAKVKDVLPVGVVLTIAATGSEMDATAVITNMETKQKIGLKDPKIAPKFSIMDPTYTFSVSERQTASGTADIMSHTLENYFSRTKSAYLQDKLAEGVLKTCIKYGVIAVKEPDNYEARANLMWASSLAINGLLSYGKDASWTVHPIEHELSAYYNVTHGIGLAILTPYWMEYVLNDDTLYKFVEYGINVWNIDKNEDEYNIAHRAIEKTKEYFNLLGIPSALREVGIGEENLENMAKGAVKNRGVNGKVGSFVPLAYEDILNIYKKAL; encoded by the coding sequence ATGCTAAATTTTGATTATTCTATACCCACTGAAATCTTTTTTGGAAAGGGTCAAATTGAAGTTTTAAGAAAAGAAATTAAAAAGTATGGTAAAAAGGTACTTTTAGTGTATGGAAAGGGAAGCATTAAGAGAAGCGGTGTTTATGATCAAGTAGTGAATATATTAAAAGAGGAGAATATACCTTTTGAAGAATTAAGCGGAGTAGAACCTAATCCAACCTTAGAGACTGTAAAAAAAGGAATAAAAATGTGCAGAGAAAATGAAATAGATTTTTTGCTTCCCGTAGGAGGAGGAAGTACAATAGATTGTTCCAAGGCAATAGCGGCAGGGTATTATTATGACGGGGATCCGTGGGATCTTGTGATTGGGAAAGCTAAAGTAAAGGATGTGCTTCCCGTAGGAGTGGTATTGACTATAGCGGCCACAGGTTCCGAAATGGATGCAACGGCGGTAATCACCAATATGGAAACGAAGCAGAAAATAGGATTGAAAGACCCCAAAATAGCTCCTAAATTTTCTATAATGGATCCTACTTATACCTTTTCGGTATCTGAAAGACAAACAGCTTCGGGAACTGCAGATATAATGAGTCATACATTGGAGAATTATTTTAGCAGGACGAAGAGTGCATATTTACAAGATAAGTTAGCGGAAGGTGTTTTAAAGACTTGTATTAAATATGGGGTTATTGCGGTAAAGGAACCCGATAATTATGAAGCAAGAGCAAATCTTATGTGGGCTTCAAGTCTTGCGATAAACGGACTTTTAAGTTATGGAAAAGATGCATCATGGACTGTGCATCCTATAGAACATGAATTGAGCGCATATTATAATGTTACTCATGGAATAGGATTGGCGATACTTACACCCTATTGGATGGAATATGTGTTAAATGATGATACATTATATAAATTTGTTGAATATGGTATAAATGTATGGAATATCGATAAAAATGAAGATGAATACAATATAGCCCACAGGGCAATAGAAAAAACAAAGGAGTATTTCAATTTGTTAGGGATACCTTCTGCTTTGAGAGAAGTAGGGATAGGAGAAGAAAATTTGGAAAACATGGCTAAAGGAGCTGTAAAAAACAGAGGTGTAAATGGGAAAGTTGGGTCCTTTGTTCCTTTGGCTTATGAAGATATTCTAAATATATACAAGAAAGCATTATAA
- a CDS encoding TIGR01212 family radical SAM protein (This family includes YhcC from E. coli K-12, an uncharacterized radical SAM protein.), with amino-acid sequence MLWGDKRYHSLNYELKRIFGTKVVKLSVDGGFTCPNRDGTAGDKGCIFCGEEGSGEFTFSKNLSIPEQIAKQKEFMSKKWATGKYIAYFQNFTNTYGDTEYLKEKYYAGISQKGMVGLAIATRPDSISPSALDLLEEINKKTYLWIELGLQTIHDTTANFIRRGYDLCCYEKTVEELKKRNIRIVTHLIFGLPGESKQDILESVKYVSERDTWGIKIHLLYIQRGTDLHKFYMEHPFHILTQEEYVNMVCDSIEIIPKDMIIHRLTGDGKKALLIEPKWSLDKLKVLSDIDKELSIRNSYQGKFFK; translated from the coding sequence TTGCTTTGGGGCGATAAAAGATATCATTCATTAAATTATGAATTGAAAAGAATATTTGGAACAAAAGTAGTGAAATTATCTGTTGACGGGGGATTTACGTGTCCTAACAGAGATGGAACTGCTGGAGATAAGGGATGTATATTTTGCGGAGAGGAAGGTTCCGGAGAATTTACTTTTTCAAAGAATCTTTCTATACCAGAACAAATAGCAAAGCAGAAGGAATTTATGTCTAAGAAATGGGCTACGGGAAAATATATTGCATATTTTCAGAACTTTACCAATACATATGGGGATACGGAATATTTAAAGGAGAAATACTATGCTGGAATTTCTCAGAAAGGAATGGTAGGACTTGCTATAGCCACGAGACCCGACAGTATTTCTCCTTCTGCATTGGATTTGCTTGAGGAAATCAATAAAAAAACTTACCTGTGGATTGAGCTTGGACTGCAGACTATCCATGATACTACCGCAAATTTTATAAGACGGGGGTATGATTTATGCTGTTATGAGAAAACTGTGGAAGAATTAAAAAAGAGGAATATCAGGATTGTAACACATCTTATATTTGGACTTCCAGGCGAAAGCAAACAGGATATTCTTGAATCAGTAAAATATGTATCCGAAAGGGATACATGGGGAATTAAAATTCATCTTTTATATATTCAAAGAGGAACGGATTTGCATAAATTCTACATGGAACATCCTTTTCATATATTGACTCAAGAAGAATATGTAAATATGGTCTGTGACAGTATAGAGATTATTCCAAAGGATATGATTATCCACAGATTAACGGGAGATGGTAAAAAAGCTCTTCTTATAGAACCTAAATGGAGCCTTGACAAACTAAAGGTATTATCTGATATAGACAAAGAACTCAGTATTAGAAATTCTTATCAGGGTAAATTTTTCAAGTGA
- a CDS encoding sugar phosphate isomerase/epimerase family protein, which yields MNIGVEIQDFVEPSLLDKGWEDVVSQYKMMFEKFNGACSVHGPFLDLKPISPDKTIREASYRRYLVALNIAKELKAQYIVFHSQINPFLNEPYIRKLNHDLNKKFFRDILREIGNFKGTIVIENIFEGDPSWLRELIDIIDLSNVKICLDIGHAKLMSGEDQVKNWFKVLKDDIKYIHFHWNNGVYDEHKPPMEENIRLLSDLLEKFDLNPVISLEYKVNSLAEEIKRIRKNI from the coding sequence TTGAATATAGGGGTTGAAATACAGGATTTTGTTGAGCCAAGTTTATTGGACAAGGGTTGGGAAGACGTAGTCTCTCAATATAAGATGATGTTTGAGAAATTTAATGGTGCATGTTCAGTTCATGGACCATTTCTGGATTTAAAACCTATAAGTCCTGATAAAACTATAAGGGAAGCAAGTTATAGAAGGTATTTAGTTGCATTGAACATTGCCAAGGAATTAAAGGCACAATACATAGTTTTTCATAGTCAAATCAATCCTTTTCTTAATGAGCCTTATATAAGAAAGCTTAATCATGATTTAAATAAGAAATTTTTTAGAGACATATTAAGAGAAATAGGAAATTTTAAAGGGACTATAGTGATAGAAAATATATTTGAAGGAGATCCAAGCTGGTTGAGAGAACTTATAGATATTATAGATTTATCTAATGTTAAAATCTGTCTGGATATAGGTCATGCTAAACTGATGAGTGGGGAGGATCAAGTTAAAAATTGGTTTAAAGTCTTAAAAGACGATATAAAGTATATTCATTTCCATTGGAATAACGGGGTATACGATGAACATAAGCCTCCTATGGAAGAAAATATAAGATTATTGAGTGATTTATTAGAGAAATTTGATTTAAACCCTGTTATATCGTTAGAATATAAAGTTAATAGTTTGGCTGAAGAGATAAAAAGAATAAGAAAAAATATTTAA
- a CDS encoding TIGR03943 family putative permease subunit yields MKTMRKHRINIEIIFKLIVFLGFSVFFIILIKTGNVKKYVHPRIIPYMKFAVAGFIAISLFTIGEIFRTKGPGMNLKKYILFLIPLFLSFVIPPKTAVLSSSVIKGNGVNGINYGSDYKDNTNSKSDDTIDITADDTTTDDDTTTNGTNSDVSQNNGDVSADENNIAGTGEDYGSEQLKIEGNNIIVDDSNFAPWIMELYYDVEKYEGKNIEMVGFVYKDDESLKENEFVVARLMMVCCAADMQPVGIVCQYDKTSELKSEEWVKVKGILETYDFAGEKNPIIKVESIEPTDKPKEEIVYPY; encoded by the coding sequence ATGAAGACAATGAGAAAACATAGGATTAATATAGAAATTATATTTAAATTAATAGTTTTTTTGGGGTTTTCTGTATTTTTTATAATTTTAATCAAGACCGGTAATGTGAAAAAATACGTTCATCCCAGAATTATACCTTATATGAAATTTGCTGTAGCCGGATTTATAGCCATTTCATTATTTACAATAGGAGAAATTTTTAGAACAAAGGGCCCCGGTATGAACCTAAAAAAATATATTCTTTTTTTAATTCCGCTTTTTCTGTCATTTGTTATACCTCCTAAAACGGCAGTTTTAAGTTCTTCGGTCATTAAAGGAAACGGAGTGAACGGAATAAATTATGGCTCCGATTATAAGGATAATACAAATAGTAAATCTGATGATACAATTGATATAACTGCTGATGATACAACTACTGACGACGATACAACTACGAACGGTACAAATTCGGATGTTTCTCAAAATAACGGTGATGTATCTGCAGATGAAAATAATATTGCCGGCACCGGAGAGGATTATGGATCGGAACAACTGAAAATTGAAGGTAATAACATAATTGTAGATGACAGTAATTTTGCACCTTGGATTATGGAATTATATTATGATGTTGAGAAATATGAGGGAAAAAATATAGAGATGGTGGGATTTGTTTATAAAGATGATGAATCCTTAAAGGAAAATGAATTTGTAGTTGCACGGCTAATGATGGTATGCTGTGCTGCCGATATGCAGCCTGTAGGAATCGTATGCCAGTATGATAAGACTTCCGAACTGAAGTCGGAAGAATGGGTAAAAGTTAAAGGAATATTGGAAACTTATGATTTTGCGGGAGAGAAAAATCCGATTATAAAAGTGGAAAGCATTGAACCTACGGATAAACCGAAAGAAGAAATAGTCTATCCTTATTAA